The sequence GATCCTGAGTTTCCCGACATCGCCTCTGCCACTTGCTTTTGCCCATTGCTGAGAGAGATATTTGGGCACCTGCATAAAAAACATGGGTATATTTTACACAACGGGGGAACAAAGGGATGTCTTCCACATCTTGATAAAGGTTATTAATGGTTCAGATGGAATACATCATTTATAAGCATTATTTTAAACAATGTTTGTCCCTTTCATATGAGGTCATTTCTGGCTGCCACTTCAAACTACATGTAAGATGAAAACACGGTAAAAAGGACTTAAAGCAAGCTGTTGTGATAAATTGTCTGTCAGAAACGGTGTGTGTCTACGTTCATTTGGACTTCGCCTACCATTAGGAAAACTGGTTACTCTGGTATATATTGAATAACTTGGTCAATCAATTATCTACAAATGCACGTTAAATGAAGTTAATAATATGGTTAAGTCTTCTCATTCCGTCTCTTGTCCTCACTTGCCATATACCTAACGTTACTGAGACCACATAAcacattgttttcatttctacAATAGCCAAACGGTGGTCTCTGAACTAATAATTAACATGGTTATATTACGTCTGTTTAATGCGAGTGATACATAGCCTTTAAAGAAGATTTTAAGAGGCCCAATAACTTACTTAGCTACATAATTTAACTAACAACGTACATTAGGGTATCTGGATTACTACTGTTAACATGCTAAGCTACGCTACAGTTAGCATTAGCTGTGGTATCCTGCTAAGTTAATGATAATATATATTCAGTTATAATAAGGTTGTTTATAAACATTATACACACCTTTACCAACCATACACCCGTGTTCTGCTTGGCACCAGTTAGGTCAACTTCTCCTTTCTCCGACATGTTTTAAAATAATGCCTTCTTCACACTTTACCGTTATCACAAGCGACGAAAccacaatacacacacgcatgcgtaGAGGGGGACCGGGAAACTATGGTGGCTGTACAGGAACAAATCCACATCAGCGTTGCGTGTTTATTACAGTGGAAGTCGCCAGTAGCCTAGGGGTTGTCATGAAAGCTCAAACGCATAGTAGTGAATGTCATTTGTGGCCTTTATCCGTTTTCGTAGTTTGAAACTGTACATGTCGGAAaaacaaggttttcatccaCCAGTGACGATTTACTATTGGTTAGGTCTGGGGGCGATGGGCAGTTACCTCCACTAGTCAGTAGATGGTGCTATAAGCTCTGTGGATAAAAGCATGTATAGGCCTTAGCAGGATGCCTGAGTACGGTATAGCGATGCCTTGGGTCTTCTTTTGTTAAAGTAAAACTCTATGAACACTGATCAGTGATCAAAGTACAGCAGATAATCGATATGACAAAACTCCACTTCCAttatcaaaatgaatgaaatcatgAATCTTTACTTGCTATACGCCTACTCTATGGATTTTGACAAAGAACTATATTTTTTAAGAGGTTGTTACAGTGCATTTAGGTGAGTTTATCCTCCAAAATACTACTACCTAATAGCAACTAACATCATCATCTAAGTATGAATAACAACATGAGGAAAAGTATGTttcaaaatacaattttatcaacttttaaaaaacaaaaagtagcAAAAGGAGCTTATGAAGACACAGAAGTAGATCACAAAGCTACACGGGGAACAGAGGGTGCATGCAGCCCAACAGTGTGTTTTCACAGCAGTCTGCACAACTTGTTTTCAAAGAAATCAAATATATCACTAAGGATTTCATTTTACAAGTAAGGGTTATGTTCCTATAAAGGCTTGAGGCATTAAAGGATGATGGTTTTTATGTAATGAATGTGATATGCTGAAGAGCAGTCAGGTGACAGAAAGGCGTGGTTTGGTTCACTgattacagacacaaacatctAACAAAGTGAGCCACCTGTAATGTGGCTAAAATGAATGGGAATCATTGACATGCTTCTTAATTCTTGGTCAAATCACACATACCCAACATTTGAACATGCCAGGATTATCTGttgactcccattcatttaatttctgtgattcttcttctgtgtatgtatttttgtatacACTGTCTCACGGGAAGCTATATAAGATAAGCTATATCAGCAGTTTTCTTTCACATCAACATATAATTGTCTGAACCACTTTACAACATTTGCTGTAGGCATTAGGCTTAATGACATGATCTCCCACAAATGGATACATCTTACAAAAGTCTGACATGTCATAGTCTAATATTTAGCCCAATTTAGTTTAGCCCACAGCCAAACATTTCACCCAATATTCCTTTTGTCTAACGAACCAGCGTGCATGGAAACACAGTCCATATTATACAAACCCTGGATAAAACTTTCACCCTCCAGACACTAACTGGGGGTCTGCACACTCCTGCAGGCTGCAGCCCTCCTGACAGTTATTTACAGGAACATGCGGTCCTTGCTGTGGGAGAAGCGTGTGTTCAGTTCTTGAGACTTCTTCAGCAGTCGCTGCTTCTGCGCTTCGTCGAAGCGGTTGACCTGCAGGTCGTTGTCCCGATCGAACGGCCTCCTCTCCACTGGCTGGTCGGACTTCTCCTCTGCCTTCTGCTTCATCTTTTTTGTGTGCAAAGTCATCAGGGACTCGGCGCGCTTGGAATCCTGACAAAAAGGATTGGGAAGTGATGTTTAAACAAGTCATCACATTTTGTATTAATCATACATTAGGGATAATTAGGGCGAATTAATATCTATTTCGTGTTATAAGTTCATAAAAACATCCCATAATTGTATTTAAATGTATAATTccaatatacactaccagtcaaaggtttggacacatctgattgaatgtaatatgtttttcattatccattttgatctaaaggcttatgctgaaatgcttgaaatttgtttcttagacaaatataaatagtgaagttgatgcctatgtatgaatttctttccaaagcctttgccttctcatcaaggcaaagggtgtctactttaaagaatctaaaatataagatagttttgatttgtttaacacttttttggtcactgcataattccatttgtgctatttcatagttttgatgtctttactattattctataaaatagtaaaaataaagaaatatgtgGTGTGTCTAAACCTTTATCAGTATTTTGGACAGTAGCACCACTTACATTATACTTCGACACCTTCTCTGCCATTGCCAAGTCCTTGTGGGACATTTCTGGGACgctgtctttctccttctcatccTTCTTCTTTCCCTCAAGGCGCTCCTGTTGGTCAAGAATAAAACCatgagagacagggagtcaaACATACAAGATAGTTAAGAAGAAGTATAGAGacagttattttttatttatcagtGGGTTGAGGTGTTCCTACCATGATCTTGCGCTCCCTGTCTGCGGGTGTATCTGTCCAAATGGAGCGGTCTTTGTTCTCTGGACCCGACTTCTTCTTGAAAGTGCGAGCCCCCAAGCCGATGTGCTGCAGCTCTGGTGGGAGCTCTGTCATCCACGTTTCTCTGGTCAGCACCTCGGGACCATCCTGTGGacaagatacacacagacacaaacacacagacacacatggacacacacacacacacacaagagagggagaatacTTTTTATTCCCTAGCTACATCTACATCCCCAGTGTTAGTCTGAGTTTACCAAATCAAGACCTAAACCTAAATCAgctattcagaaaaaaaaagtgccctCTATCACAGAGGCAAACACTGATCATGGAAATGCTACCATGTCATAGAAAAGTCAAGGGATCTGATCACAAAAAAAGCATTGGAACATAGTTAGAGAGCAGAAGCCCTGTCAGGAAAATCAACTCTTTACCATGTAGTGAGTTGTCCTTTCTTCTCAAACTAATGCATAACATTGTTGAAATCTCACTagctagacacacacattttgcacaaCTACTGTTTGCATATCTTATTTATAGGTTCCTGCCGCTTTACCTGTTTTTATACTTGCAGTTGCTCAACTTACTTTGTATTATACTTTGATATTTTCATTAActtttattgtaaatattttgcTTGGATCTTCCTACTTTATAttagtgtttttatgtttactatctactttttttttgctgtctgtTTAACGCTATTATCGAGAAGGTCCGGAAGTAAGCATTTTATTGCAGCGTTTGTACCATGTGTAAACTGTGcatatgacaaataaacttgaactcACATCTGAGGTCAGCTTCTCCTTCATCCTTTGCGCCCTGCGCTCAAAGTCCTGAGCCACGGAGTCCTGAACAGAGTGTTTGGCCGGCATCGGTCCGATCACGTCCTCATCCTCTCCGTCACTGCTGGACGGCTCGGCCTGGTAGCCCGGCGGCAGGGCCGGCCCCGGGAACCCctctccatcttcatcatcGTTATCGTCGTCATCCGCTGCTCTGCGGAAGCCTGGAGGTAAGGCTGGGCCGAGCACAGGCGGcctgaaggaggaaacactgtgaAATTAAAGCTTCACAGGGCAAACTCTTTATCCAACCACTCATCCACAACAAGTTAATTTCATTTCTGATCATTCAGTGGAATATGTCTGGCAGAGGGGGACTCGTCAGACTCGGGTCAcaattttaatagcttgagacttgactttgacttgtactttgatgacttgaaaaggtttcttaagtcttgacaaaagatcttgagcatgtgtaaatgacttagattgaaagtgatgagatgtgttccaccagacgactgaatttaaattctgttttctgaatttgcatggaatgattgaatttactgCAGTTGAGAcggattatagaaatcaaactcataatgcacttaccaagtttttatactATTAAAACGagattgcattgaaaagtccaagatattttgttttctttaagctatcaaattgatactggactcttggtTTGTTTAGACTTGGGacatgacattaatgacatgacttgataatctacatttagacttgagacttgacttgagacttgtgccgaTCTTGACTTGAAGACTTGAAACTGACTTGGTCAGACCTCTGATGTCTCGAGTTGTTTTGCTCACCTCTCTGGTGAACTCTGTTGCTTCTTAAATCCTGGAGGCAGAGCTGGCCCGAAGAAgccatcatcatcgtcatcatcgtcatcatcatcttgCGCTttcgtctcctcctccctgcacaAACGACATTATGTTTAGTTGTGTgaacttttgttttcttttacttcCAGAGTAATGAACCTACCTCTCCGCGGGTCCATCTCCAGCTGTATGCTTGGTCTTGGCTCTCTTGAACACCACCTCCTGCTCACTTTCATCCGAAGAACTCGACGGTTCTCCCCGTTTGTAACCGGGAGGCAGAGCTGGACCAGCGACTAATaatacagaagaagaaaaatcagCAAAGAACGACAACAACTATCAGCTAATAACTGTTTACTATCCAAATCAGTCTCGTGAAACACCGACTCAACTGACATGGTTATAGCCTTTGATTCCACTCAGAAAACTGAAAATTAGACAGAGACTTAACTTACATCCTTTTTCATTATCTGAATCTTCATCGCTTGATTTGCTGAACGTCGGGGGCAACGCAGGTCCGATTACATTATGACAGGACATATTTATCACGGAGTCACTTAGTCACCTctccaaaaatacaaaacaatttcGACTAAAGTAAGAAACGCGCTCTATTCAAGGTTAACTTGGGCCATACGCTGCAGAAAATAAGAGCTCAGCTGGTGAAAGATGTGTCTGAAGAGCGGATCCTCACAGAACGAATTTGACCGTTGCCTCAGGAAGTAAACAGTAACAAGCCAATTAACGAACAGATATAGGTCACATGACTATCACCACGGAAGGAAGctcagtaatgtgtgtgtgcgtggttcGCTTTGCGTCAAGCTAAAGATAGCCAGAATACGACCAGAAGGAAGGCCAAATTATGCTGTAAAAATACAAGCGCAAAATTGCTATTTAAGATAATGTGGTTTAAGTTTACGTGCTTGTTAGGTTATATGTCTTTTGGTCTCATCTATAGtttgtaaaattaaaaataaaatacaataaaacacaagatTTGTCACTCCAGCAGAATACATAATACTCAGTTGAATCATTGAAATAAATATGGAGTGCAAATCTAGCTGTTAAATAGATATTTTTGGAAAAATGTCAATTTCACAGCATACAGGGGATagagaaaataactgaaacaCCTACCTAGTAATCagttgccttcagaacagcttcaaaTTCTATTTTCACTTACTTTAGAGTCTTCTTTAAATGCtttattcattttcacttttgtaCTTTAAACACTACATTACCTAGCTGTCAacaagggttttattttgaaggttacGACCGGAAGTCGTGTTTTTGTTTACTCCAGTTGCCTTGATACTGGTGTTGTGTCTGCAACTTTTGCATTATCACAATTCATCTTTGTAGAATTTCTGTAGAACATCGGGCTAATGTTAgttatctgtttttttctaatatgttttaaaaaatattagaTATCTTTTCATAGGCTTCTAACATGGGGAAAAAAGATAGAGGAGATCGGGGTGAGTAACGTTACGTTTTAtcctagctagctaacgttaacctaGCGGCAAGCTGAAAGGTGCTACGCAGTTCTCTAACGTTAGATCACCTGCAATGTTAGCATCTAAAAATGATATAACCTAACTCAAGGTGGCCGATACTTTACTAGCACATAAAAAGAAACTGTAtgatcctgtgtatgaattCATCTTATCATCCTACCTACACACTTACAGCTCTAGTTAGCTGTGTGGCAGAGTTAtggcagagggaaggaaggtTGCTAACATAAACAAACTCACAAACTCACTACACTGTTTGCTGTGTAGTACAACTGTAGTCTCGCACTTGCAGCTATTGAACATCTCCACTAATGAAGTTGTGTCTTGCTATAGGACAGTTCATTGGTTAAGAGTTAAGGGAAGCCATTCTCTCCACACTCCTGGAAAGCCTGGAAAGTCGTGGTATTTTAAAATGGTACTTTCCAGACCTGGAGAAGTtatgaaaaatgataaaagggAGACACGTTTTGGGAAAAGTCATGATATTTCTTGAATACTGTCAGATGTCACAAAAAGCTGTGGCTGGCCCCGAAGGGATTATGcagaagtcatggaaaagttttggaatcATCAGTGAAAGGGGTTGGAAACCGTGTACGTCTCTTGTGTCTGTCCATGGCTACTGGATAGTAATGTCAGGTTTTCTGACTCATTATATCTGCCCACAGACAAGAAGTCCAAAAAGCGGTTctatgaggaagaggaagatgacgAAGAGGTGGCGGGCAGTGAGTCGCAGGAGGCCATACCTGCAGCTGCAGGGAAACAGGTGGATGAGTCCAGCACCAAGCTAGATGAGTATGGAGCCAAAGACTACCGAGCTCAGATGCTGCTGAAGAACGACCACTCCTCACGCCCGCTCTGGGTGGTAAGACAGTAGGGATTGTGATTGTTGaccaggggtggaaagagtattaaaatatcttacTCAAGTAGAATTGTTGTTAcgttgctgatattttacttaagtagaagtaaaagtactggtgtaaaaatctacttaagtaagaGTAAAAAGTggttcatttaaaatgtaccttaaaagttactgagttactttttagaaaagagaacattgataGATGCAATCTTTCCTATTcaattgtaaaaggatgagaggaccgagttcaaactagattcttttaattggaaaaatttgaaattacaaaataaagtgcaaaaaaaGTAAAACCGGAGTAGTCTTCCCTCTACAGACTGACCGTTCACTgcgaatggctccacaatttgtcaatttatgattgctcagtttctgatgcttatggagagccacaaaatctgtacactgtaatggatgtgattttaaaatgtagtgaaggacaatacttcagtaaaaatgcacttaagtaaaagtaaaattactgacttgcaagtacacaaaaaagctactcaatgatgtaattagttacttccacccttgttGACTTCTTGAAGTGAGACGTTCAAGAGAAAACCTCTTCCCAATTTGACACAGCATTATAAGTGACTtctctttgtatctctctctctcttgtcttcttttttctctctgccacGCTCCTCTCCCTCAGGCTCCAGACGGACACATTTTTCTAGAGGCCTTCTCACCAGTATATAAGTACGCCCAGGACTTCTTGGTGGCCATTGCAGAGCCGGTGTGCAGGCCCGTCCACGCCCATGAGTACAAGCTGACGGCGTATTCCCTCTACGCTGCTGTCAGTGTCGGGCTGCAGACCTCTGACATCGTGGAGTACCTGCAGAAACTCAGCAAAACATCTGTACCTGATGGCATTGTGCAGTTCATTAAGGTCTGAGTGCTTGGTGttttgagagggagggaggaggttggATAGATGAGcaaatgtattgattttatTGGATTTGCCTTTATCTtctagtagggatgggacgatatacttatctcacgatacaattcaatggcgttcacgattcgatacaaccacaatacgatgtaataaataaaagagaacAAAGTGttactgtgcagaattatgtttatttttgagccgcaaatctttctagaaatggcattggcttgctagaatgtaaacaacaatttaaaaatgtcattataaagtgtaaataataaaatttCGATAGCGAGTTTGTGAAGTTGTGATGCAGAAGCCGTCTCGtttgtgattactgcagcaggataaaatgttttttttctgccccacgatacatattgtcacatttttgtattgcggtacgttgaatttcaatatatcgtcccatccctaatatccACTAATCATGTGCGgttatgttattgtttttaatccctctctttctctcagctcTGTACAGTGAGCTACGGTAAAGTCAAGCTGGTGCTCAAGCACAATAGGTAAAGTAATTTCAActcttccttctgtctttccatcCCTCGTTTTCCCTCCAACACGCTTCTTAAATGGTGCTGTTTTTCTCTACCTCAGGTACTTTGTGGAGAGTGCCTTCCCTGACGTGATACAGCGCCTCCTGCAGGACGGTGTGATCCGTGAGTGTCGTCTCCGTACGGCAGAGGGAGCCGACACTGAGCTCATCACTGAGGTCATCCACAGCAAGTCAGCGGTGCGTCAGCCCCCCTCTCCTCTAACACAcattttatcacacacacacacacacccacatacacacacaaacattcaaatACATAAGTTATTTAATGCCACATCAACAAAAGAGACACAGGGACATAAACAGTGAACATACATATAGATACTTTTGCTTAATTATGGAAAATATTCTTAATATACACATGCAATA is a genomic window of Centroberyx gerrardi isolate f3 chromosome 1, fCenGer3.hap1.cur.20231027, whole genome shotgun sequence containing:
- the gpalpp1 gene encoding GPALPP motifs-containing protein 1 isoform X2; the encoded protein is MSCHNVIGPALPPTFSKSSDEDSDNEKGFAGPALPPGYKRGEPSSSSDESEQEVVFKRAKTKHTAGDGPAEREEETKAQDDDDDDDDDDGFFGPALPPGFKKQQSSPERPPVLGPALPPGFRRAADDDDNDDEDGEGFPGPALPPGYQAEPSSSDGEDEDVIGPMPAKHSVQDSVAQDFERRAQRMKEKLTSDDGPEVLTRETWMTELPPELQHIGLGARTFKKKSGPENKDRSIWTDTPADRERKIMERLEGKKKDEKEKDSVPEMSHKDLAMAEKVSKYNDSKRAESLMTLHTKKMKQKAEEKSDQPVERRPFDRDNDLQVNRFDEAQKQRLLKKSQELNTRFSHSKDRMFL
- the gpalpp1 gene encoding GPALPP motifs-containing protein 1 isoform X1, with the protein product MSCHNVIGPALPPTFSKSSDEDSDNEKGFAGPALPPGYKRGEPSSSSDESEQEVVFKRAKTKHTAGDGPAEREEETKAQDDDDDDDDDDGFFGPALPPGFKKQQSSPESVSSFRPPVLGPALPPGFRRAADDDDNDDEDGEGFPGPALPPGYQAEPSSSDGEDEDVIGPMPAKHSVQDSVAQDFERRAQRMKEKLTSDDGPEVLTRETWMTELPPELQHIGLGARTFKKKSGPENKDRSIWTDTPADRERKIMERLEGKKKDEKEKDSVPEMSHKDLAMAEKVSKYNDSKRAESLMTLHTKKMKQKAEEKSDQPVERRPFDRDNDLQVNRFDEAQKQRLLKKSQELNTRFSHSKDRMFL